A window from Dioscorea cayenensis subsp. rotundata cultivar TDr96_F1 chromosome 10, TDr96_F1_v2_PseudoChromosome.rev07_lg8_w22 25.fasta, whole genome shotgun sequence encodes these proteins:
- the LOC120270266 gene encoding cytochrome P450 736A117-like, producing MIKSNDIAFSSRPNLKVPRQLVYDSKASPSPPTALTGANLASFASSTSLSTKRVHSFRPNRHSELSIMLSHISNHSLSGPINLSEIIYSFTTNILCKVALGRSITEESQRRMLHDSICQATKLFGSFNVEDYFPSLKWLNMFSSLDSKIAEIFKKLDGFISSVVEDHLVAGVRDKDDDNADLVDILLSLQRDPLPGEFSPTMDEVKAIILNMFAAGTTTSYIFLEWAMSELIRNPKVMKKLKEEAKLVSEKSSMVAEENVNKMSYLKAVVKEVLRLHPPAPLLVPRETIEDTELQGYKNSQEKQEICPGMQFAVATIEFALANLVHQFDWDMPNGLSAEDLNMDEAQGLIMHRKHPLVLVAKKMD from the exons ATGATCAAATCCAACGACATAGCCTTCTCCAGCCGTCCCAATCTCAAAGTCCCTCGCCAACTCGTCTACGACTCCAAAGCATCTCCTTCACCCCCTACGGCCCTTACTGGCGCCAATCTCGCAAGCTTTGCGTCCTCCACCTCCCTCAGCACCAAGCGCGTCCACTCTTTCCGCCCCAACCGCCACTCTGAGCTCTCCATCATGCTCTCTCACATCTCTAATCACTCCCTCTCCGGCCCCATCAATCTCAGCGAAATCATCTACTCCTTCACCACCAACATCCTCTGCAAAGTCGCCCTCGGCCGCTCCATCACTGAAGAAAGCCAACGCCGTATGCTCCATGACTCTATTTGTCAGGCCACCAAACTCTTCGGCTCTTTCAATGTTGAAGATTACTTCCCTTCTCTCAAATGGTTGAACATGTTCAGCAGTTTGGATTCCAAGATTGCTGAAATTTTCAAGAAATTAGATGGGTTTATTAGCAGTGTTGTTGAGGATCATTTAGTTGCTGGTGTTAGAGATAAAGATGATGATAACGCTGATTTGGTTGatattcttctttctcttcagaGAGATCCCTTGCCTGGGGAGTTCTCCCCCACCATGGATGAAGTCAAAGCTATCATTCTG AATATGTTTGCGGCTGGAACTACTACATCTTATATATTCTTAGAGTGGGCTATGTCAGAGCTTATTCGAAATCCAAAAGTaatgaagaaattgaaagaaGAGGCTAAATTAGTGAGCGAAAAGAGTTCAATGGTGGCCGAGGAAAATGTGAATAAGATGTCCTACTTGAAGGCAGTAGTGAAAGAAGTGTTGAGACTTCATCCTCCTGCTCCTTTGCTAGTTCCTCGTGAAACTATCGAAGACACTGAGTTACAAGGCTATAAAAATtcccaagaaaaacaaga AATTTGTCCAGGAATGCAATTTGCTGTGGCCACAATTGAGTTTGCTCTTGCAAATCTTGTGCATCAGTTTGATTGGGACATGCCGAATGGATTGAGTGCCGAAGATTTGAACATGGATGAAGCTCAAGGACTTATAATGCATAGGAAACATCCTCTAGTTTTGGTTGCAAAAAAAATGGATTGA